From Scomber scombrus chromosome 9, fScoSco1.1, whole genome shotgun sequence, one genomic window encodes:
- the LOC133985461 gene encoding NLR family CARD domain-containing protein 3-like, whose translation MDQCEDREEGVPPSKSSLCGEHDSQTKAQRTKKQHRPDSAGPEPGPEPEPEPEPGPEPSCVSMKSDRSIEEPLHFKRGQPADGRIHQRPESPGPEPSCVSFKSDRSNERFIGFKEGRPSADQIVDQESSEVPSGQSAQQHKTHLDSIFMLLEENIVTFVKNELKKMQKVLSPDYPECLESQREDEEVLDGEQEEQMRRSRDAFLKITLHFLRRMKQEELAERLQSRTPAAKCRRKLKSNLQKKFQCLFEGISKAGNPTLLNQIYTPLYITEGGTAEVNDQHDVRQIETASRKPDRPETTIRQEDIFKASPGRDEPIRTVMTKGVAGIGKTVLTQKFTLDWAEDKANQDIHFTFPFTFRELNVLKEKKYSLVELVHHFFTETKEAGICRFEEFQVVFIFDGLDECRLPLDFHNTEILTDVTESTSVDVLLTNLIRGKLLPSARLWITTRPAAANQIPPECVGMVTEVRGFTDPQKEEYFRKRFRDEEQASTIISHIKTSRSLHIMCHIPVFCWITATVLEDVLKSREGGELPKTLTEMYIHFLVVQSKLKNIKYDGGAETDPHWSPESRKMIESLGKLAFEQLQKGNLIFYESDLTECGIDIRAASVCSGVFTQVFKEERGLYQDKVFCFAHLSLQEFLAALHVHLTFIKSEVNLLAEQKTTSQRSEVIRGKSTHFYQSAVDKALKSRNGHLDLFLRFLLGLSLQTNQTLLRGLLTQTGSSSKTKQKTVKYIKKKISENLSAERSINLFHCLNELNDRSLVEQIQWYLRSGSLSTDKLSPAQWSALIFILLSSEEDLDLFDLKKYSASEEALLRLLPVVNASNKALLNGCNLSERSCAALSSVLSSQSSSLRDLDLSNNNLPDSGVKQLSAGLESPHCTLETLRLTDCYLSERSCAALSSVLSSQSSSLRDLDLSNNNLQDSGVKQLSAGLESPHCTLETLSLQPAGVRWLTPGLRKYACELELDPNTMNRNLKLSDINRKVTRVEEVQSYPDHPDRFDHRPQLLCRNVLTGRCYWEVEWRGGVDISVSYRGIRRKGNRDDCWFGGNDQSWCLYCSSDDGRYSVFHNNRSTSISSSSSSSSSSSSSSSSSSSSSSSSSSSSSSSVSNRVAVYVDCPAGTLSFYRVSSDTLIHLHTFNTTFTEPLYAGFGFWSISSGSSVSLCGL comes from the exons atggatcagtgtgaggacagagaggagggagtccctccctctaaaagctctctgtgtggggaacatgacagccagaccaaagctcagag aacaaagaagcagcacagaccagactctgctggacctgaacctggacctgaaccagaaccagaaccagaacctggacctgaacccagctgtgtttccatgaagagtgaccggtccaTTGAGGAACCTTTACATTTCAAACGTGGACAACcagctgatggaag GATCCATCAGAGACCAGAATCTCCTggacctgaacccagctgtgtgtcctttAAGAGTGACCGGTCAAATGAACGATTCATTGGTTTTAAAGAAGGACGTccatcagctgatcagat agtggaccaggagagctcagaggttcccagtggtcagtctgcccagcagcataaaacacacctggactccatatttatg ctgctggaggagaacatcgtcacttttgtgaagaacgagctgaagaagatgcagaaggTTCTGAGTccagattacccagaatgcttagagagtcagagggaggatgaggaggtgttggacggtgagcAGGAAGAGCAGATGAGGAGAAGCAGAgacgcatttctgaagatcacactgcacttcctgaggagaatgaagcaggaggagctggctgagcgtctgcagagca gaactcctgctgcaaagtgtcgacgtaaactcaagtctaacctgcagaagaagttccagtgtctgtttgaggggatctctaaagcaggaaacccaacccttctgaatcagatctacacaccgctctacatcacagagggagggactgcagaggtcaatgatcaACATGAtgtcagacagattgaaacagcatccaggaaaccagacagaccagaaacaacaatcagacaagaagacatctttaaagcctcacctggaagagatgaaccaatcagaacagtgatgacaaagggagtggctggcattgggaaaacagtcttaacacagaagttcactctggactgggctgaagacaaagccaaccaggacatacacttcacatttccattcactttcagagagctgaatgtgctgaaagagaaaaagtacagcttggtggaacttgttcatcacttctttactgaaaccaaagaagcaggaatctgcaggtttgaagagttccaggttgtgttcatctttgacggtctggatgagtgtcgacttcctctggacttccacaacactgagatcctgactgatgtaacagagtccacctcagtggatgtgctgctgacaaacctcatcagggggaaactgctcccctctgctcgcctctggataaccacacgacctgcagcagccaatcagatccctcctgagtgtgtcggcatggtgacagaggtcagagggttcactgacccacagaaggaggagtacttcaggaagagattcagagatgaggagcaggccagcaccatcatctcccacatcaagacatcacgaagcctccacatcatgtgccacatcccagtcttctgctggatcactgctacagttctggaggatgtgttgaaaagcagagagggaggagagctgcccaagaccctgactgagatgtacatccacttcctggtggttcagtccaaactaaagaacatcaagtatgatggaggagctgagacagatccacactggagtccagagagcaggaagatgattgagtctctgggaaaactggcttttgagcagctgcagaaaggcaacctgatcttctatgaatcagacctgacagagtgtggcatcgatatcagagcagcctcagtgtgctcaggagtcttcacacaggtctttaaagaggagagagggctgtaccaggacaaggtgttctgcttcgcccatctgagccttcaggagtttctggctgctcttcatgtccatctgacattcatcaagtctgaagtcaatctgctggcagaacaaaaaacaacatcacagcGGTCTGAAGTGATCAGAGgcaaatcaacacatttctaccagagtgctgtggacaaGGCCTTGAAGAGTcgaaatggacacctggacttgttccttcGCTttctcctgggtctttcactgcagaccaatcagactctcctacgaggtctgctgacacagacaggaagtagctcaaagaccaaacagaaaacagtcaagtacatcaagaagaagatcagtgagaatctgtctgcagagagaagcatcaatctgttccactgtctgaatgaactgaatgatcgttctctagtggagcaGATCCAAtggtacctgagatcaggaagtctctccacagataaactgtctcctgctcagtggtcagctctgatcttcatcttactgtcatcagaagaaGATCTGGActtgtttgacctgaagaaatactctgcttcagaggaggctcttctgaggctgctgccagtggtcaatgcctccaacaaagctct ACTGAatggctgtaacctctcagagagaagctgtgcagctctgtcctcagttctcagctcccagtcctctagtctgagagatctggacctgagtaacaacaacctgccggattcaggagtgaagcagctttctgctggactggagagtccacactgtaccctggaaactctcag actgactgactgttacctctcagagagaagctgtgcagctctgtcctcagttctcagctcccagtcctctagtctgagagatctggacctgagtaacaacaacctgcaggattcaggagtgaagcagctttctgctggactggagagtccacactgtacactggaaaccctcag cctgcagcctgctggagtcCGATGGTTGACAccaggtctgaggaagt atgcctgtgaactggaactggatccaaacacaatgaacagaaacctcaaactgtctgacatcaacaggaaggtgacacgtGTGGAGGAGgttcagtcatatcctgatcatccagacagatttgatcaccggcctcagctgctgtgtagaaatgttctgactggtcgatgttactgggaggttgagtggagaggaggagttgatatatcagtgagttacagaggaatcaggaggaaaggaaacagaGATGACTGTTGGTTTGGAGGGAACGATCAGTCCTGGTGTCTGTACTGCTCCTCTGATGATGGTCGTTACTCTGTCTTTCACAATAACAGAAGcacatccatctcctcctcctcctcctcttcctcctcctcctcctcctcttcctcctcctcctcctcctcctcctcctcctcctcctcctcctcctcctcctctgtctctaacagagtagcagtgtatgtggactgtcctgctggcactctgtccttctacagagtctcctctgacacactgatccacctccacaccttcaacaccacattcactgaacctctgtatgctgggtttgggTTCTGGTCTATCAGttctggttcctcagtgtctctgtgtggtctgtag
- the tbc1d2 gene encoding TBC1 domain family member 2A — translation MAMEGSGSAGNPSAASSRSLPVCSGEETLQRADWILTSEEEQQSSRAVLPSSGPKPDPDPDPDPDPDPNPDPNPDPNPTENQNPQSPLCLPVSPAVTMETCPQVRLCGFLQKQGGPLRVWKQRWFTYEEKKNQLFYYRTPQDVMPLGRVELSGATYTYPLKAERGTFHIQTPERTFILKAVTQELMMYWLQQLQLKRWQHRLMSSCPDPTNNNTTDDFLPLLQSPLGLVGEEAANTPLPWKPLSNMSIKHPLIEIQNSVHSLRKRSSQEWSQSVFHVEAPLWLPPSTPTASLPPSTPTAPLPPSTPTAPLPPPLPSAGPAGCPPPTGPRSRKMKSRSSSTLPVLRRDAVSSSRLQQEKHMLMEEVKSQKELVWLLHKALEAAQLEKRTCAEFLAVEGEQERLELLRHRERQAADLRGRLEEAKEEAERTSRSLTQRDSQLAELQHDIRTLMEKNNAKQEVIIKLSDQVTACMSDPRLSTWTGGGGLDSQTFKQLQQQIENLKDDIEAYKTQNKFLNSEIYQLTKLWRNSSEQEKSLMVKCAYLEAGNCRVESRYLGVLRKLQENKSLDPVQQGAVQKMIEDALKGELKSVIKLNTNRDHDEYGFKIIPDYEVEDMKLLAKIQALEIRSHNLLHQEGVERPLLSRWAQYLAGRSDDDLCPSPELKGLLRGGVPREYRQQVWRWVVRARTRTMRERHPQRYQQLCEKSRTSPHPASRQIQLDLHRTLTTNQHFSSPSSPALQQLQRILLAFSWQSPAIGYCQGLNRLAAIALLVLQSEEDAFWCLVCVVETIMPQDYYTKDLVASQADQRVLKDFLSEKLPRLASHFDDHNIDVSLITFNWFLVVYVESLPSDILLPLWDAFLYEGTKVMFRYALALLKYKEDDILKIQDSVEIYQYLRFFTKTISDGRKLSSIAFTVMNPFPGRLLRNRRALHLERLQGELQELEEQQRAFVTESSERKDKDLDAGVSEDDDEL, via the exons ATGGCT ATGGAGGGAAGCGGCTCGGCAGGAAATCCCAGCGCTGCCTCGTCTcgctcacttcctgtctgctctGGGGAGGAGACGCTTCAGAGAGCTGATTGGATCTTAACTTCAGAGGAagaacagcagagcagcagagcagtcCTCCCGTCCTCCGGTCCTAAAccagacccagacccagacccagacccagacccagacccgAACCCAGACCCGAACCCTGACCCGAACCCAACAGAGAATCAGAACCCa CAGAGCCCCCTGTGTCTCCCCGTGTCCCCGGCCGTCACCATGGAGACGTGTCCTCAGGTGAGGCTGTGTGGTTTCCTGCAGAAGCAGGGCGGACCTCTGCGTGTCTGGAAGCAGCGCTGGTTCACCTACGAGGAGAAGAAGAATCAGCTGTTCTACTACCGCACGCCGCAGGACGTGATGCCGCTCGGCCGGGTCGAGCTCAGCGGCGCCACCTACACCTACCCGCTGAAAGCTGAGAGGGGCACCTTCCACATCCAGACGCCTGAACGCACCTTCATACTAAAG GCTGTGACTCAGGAGCTGATGATGTATTGGCTGcaacagctgcagctcaaaCGCTGGCAGCACAGACTGATGAGTAGCTGTCCTGAcccaacaaacaacaacactaCAG ATGACTTCCTGCCGCTGTTGCAGAGTCCGCTGGGTCTGGTGGGGGAGGAGGCGGCGAACACACCGTTACCATGGAAACCGCTCAGCaacatgtcaatcaaacaccCGCTCATCGAGATCCA AAACTCCGTCCACAGTCTTCGTAAGCGATCGTCTCAGGAATGGAGTCAGAGTGTGTTTCATGTGGAGGCTCCACTGTGG CTGCCCCCCAGCACTCCTACTGCCTCTCTGCCCCCCAGCACTCCCACTGCTCCTCTGCCCCCCAGCACTCCTACTGCCCCTctgccccctcccctcccatcaGCTGGTCCGGCCGGTTGCCCCCCCCCGACCGGCCCGCGGAGCAGGAAGATGAAGAGTCGCAGCTCGTCCACCTTGCCGGTCCTCCGCAGAGACGCTGTGTCATCGTCCCGCCTCCAGCAGGAGAAACACATGCTGATGGAGGAAGTCAAGTCCCAGAAG GAGCTGGTGTGGCTCCTGCATAAAGCCTTGGAGGCGGCTCAGCTGGAGAAGAGAACCTGCGCTGAGTTTTTGGCGGTGGAAGGCGAGCAGGAGCGTCTGGAGCTGCTGCGGCACCGAGAGCGGCAGGCGGCCGACCTGCGAGGCCGACTGGAGGAGGCCAAGGAAGAGGCGGAGAGGACGAGCAGGAGTCTGACTCAGAGAGACTCACAGCTGGCCGAGCTGCAGCACGACATCAGGACGCTGATGGAGAAGAACAACGCCAAGCAGGAG GTGATCATCAAGCTGTCTGATCAGGTGACCGCCTGCATGTCTGACCCGCGCCTCTCCACCTGGACCGGCGGCGGCGGTCTGGACTCTCAGACCTTCAAACAGCTTCAGCAGCAGATCGAGAACCTCAAG GACGACATCGAGGCGTATAAGACTCAGAACAAGTTTCTGAACTCTGAGATTTACCAGCTGACCAAACTGTGGAGGAACAGCTCCGAGCAGGAGAAGAGTCTGATGGTGAAG tgTGCCTACCTGGAGGCCGGTAACTGTCGGGTGGAGAGCCGCTACCTCGGCGTTCTGAGGAAGCTGCAGGAGAACAAATCTCTGGATCCGGTCCAGCAGGGGGCCGTGCAGAAGATGATCGAGGACGCTCTGAAAGGAGAGCTGAAGAGCGTCATCAAGCTCAACACAAACAG GGACCACGATGAGTACGGATTCAAAATCATCCCGGACTACGAGGTGGAGGACATGAAGCTGCTCGCTAAGATCCAGGCTCTGGAGATCCGCTCACACAACCTGCTGCACCAG GAGGGAGTAGAGCGGCCCCTGCTGAGTCGCTGGGCTCAGTACCTCGCTGGCAGGTCTGATGATGACCTTTGCCCTTCCCCGGAGCTCAAAGGTCTGCTGCGTGGCGGAGTCCCTCGGGAGTACCGGCAGCAGGTGTGGCGCTGGGTGGTCCGAGCCAGGACCAGGACGATGAGAGAACGCCACCCACAGCGATACCAACAG CTGTGTGAGAAGAGTCGGACGTCTCCTCATCCGGCCTCCAGGCAGATCCAACTGGACCTCCACCGCACCCTGACGACCAATCAGCACTTCTCCTCACCATCCAGCCCCGCCCTCCAGCAGCTTCAACGCATCCTATTGGCCTTCTCCTGGCAGAGCCCTGCCATTGGCTACTGCCAGGGACTCAACAG GCTGGCGGCCATCGCTCTGCTGGTCCTCCAGAGTGAAGAAGATGCGTTCTGGtgtctggtgtgtgtggtggagacCATCATGCCTCAGGATTACTACACCAAGGACCTGGTGGCTTCTCAG GCGGATCAACGGGTGCTGAAGGACTTCCTTTCAGAGAAGCTTCCTCGGCTTGCGTCTCACTTTGATGATCACAACATCGACGTCTCTCTGATCACCTTCAACTGGTTCCTGGTGGTTTATGTAGAGAGTCTGCCCAGTGACATCCTGCTGCCTCTGTGGGACGCCTTCCTGTACGAAGGCACCAAG gtgatgttcAGGTACGCTCTGGCTCTGCTTAAATACAAAGAGGACGACATCCTGAAGATCCAGGACAGCGTAGAGATCTATCAGTACCTTCGTTTCTTCACTAAGACCATCTCTGACGGCAG GAAGTTGAGCAGCATCGCCTTCACCGTCATGAACCCGTTCCCCGGCCGCCTGCTGAGGAACCGGCGCGCGCTGCACCTGGAgcgcctgcagggggagctgcaggagctggaggagcagcagagggcCTTCGTCACTGAGAGCTCCGAGCGGAAAGACAAAGACCTGGACGCGGGCGTCAGCGAGGACGACGACGAGCTGTGA